In the genome of Opitutia bacterium, one region contains:
- a CDS encoding DUF2721 domain-containing protein, with translation MESLSSLLPIIQLAITPVILLSGMGALMIVLTNRMGRIVDRTRVLAETIPETTGESRQHLEDQLEIMWARSIMIRRAVTAAGFSMLSSCFLIVALFCGALLDWPVREVVLFLFGLSIVLLIASLAEFLRDIFSALHALRLQIDRAKGLPRQ, from the coding sequence ATGGAATCACTCTCGTCGCTCCTGCCGATCATCCAGCTCGCGATCACGCCGGTGATTTTGCTGTCGGGCATGGGAGCGTTGATGATCGTGCTGACCAACCGCATGGGGCGCATCGTCGACCGCACGCGTGTGCTGGCGGAGACGATTCCGGAGACGACAGGCGAATCGCGCCAGCATCTGGAGGATCAGCTCGAGATCATGTGGGCGCGCTCGATCATGATCCGGCGCGCGGTCACGGCGGCGGGCTTCAGCATGTTGTCGTCCTGTTTCCTCATCGTGGCTTTGTTTTGTGGCGCGCTGCTCGACTGGCCGGTGCGCGAGGTGGTGCTGTTCCTGTTCGGCTTGAGCATCGTGCTGCTCATCGCGTCGCTCGCGGAATTCCTGCGCGACATCTTCTCGGCGCTGCACGCGCTGCGCTTGCAGATCGACCGGGCCAAGGGTCTGCCGCGGCAATGA
- a CDS encoding DUF1304 domain-containing protein, with protein sequence MSLAATLLTALVALLHVYFLVLEIFLWNTPYGRRVFGLTPEFAAASRRLAMNQGLYNGFLAAGLVWGMVAAGDLGFAVRVFFLGCVVVAGVFGAATASRKILFVQALPGALALVANALAR encoded by the coding sequence ATGTCCCTCGCCGCCACGCTCCTCACGGCGCTCGTCGCGCTGTTGCACGTCTACTTCCTAGTGCTGGAAATCTTCCTCTGGAACACGCCCTACGGTCGCCGCGTGTTCGGGCTCACGCCGGAGTTCGCCGCGGCAAGTCGGAGGCTCGCGATGAATCAGGGGCTCTACAACGGCTTCCTCGCGGCGGGACTCGTCTGGGGAATGGTGGCGGCGGGCGACCTCGGTTTTGCGGTGCGCGTCTTTTTCCTCGGCTGCGTCGTGGTGGCGGGCGTGTTCGGCGCGGCGACGGCCAGCCGGAAAATTCTCTTCGTGCAGGCGCTGCCGGGCGCGCTGGCTCTAGTCGCGAACGCGCTGGCGCGCTGA
- a CDS encoding MaoC family dehydratase, with protein sequence MLTWEDLQPGQKFGTAEYEMTAAEIVAFARQYDPQPFHTDPEAAKGSLFGEHVASGWHTAAVSMRLMVQGEMQVEGGVIGHVVEELRFPRPVRPGDRLRVAQEVVAKSEMPGRPTHGRLTLRSRTYNQDGKTVQHMTSQLVIQRRRETTVDGESAGG encoded by the coding sequence ATGCTCACGTGGGAAGACCTGCAACCCGGACAGAAATTCGGCACCGCGGAATACGAGATGACCGCCGCGGAGATCGTCGCGTTCGCGCGGCAGTATGATCCGCAGCCGTTTCACACCGACCCGGAGGCGGCGAAGGGTTCGCTCTTCGGCGAGCACGTGGCGAGCGGCTGGCACACGGCGGCGGTGAGCATGCGCCTGATGGTGCAGGGCGAGATGCAGGTGGAGGGCGGCGTGATCGGACACGTGGTCGAGGAGTTGCGTTTCCCTCGGCCGGTGCGGCCGGGCGACCGCTTGCGTGTCGCGCAGGAAGTGGTGGCGAAGAGCGAAATGCCCGGACGCCCCACGCACGGGCGGCTGACGTTGCGCAGCCGGACCTACAATCAGGATGGGAAAACCGTGCAGCACATGACGTCGCAGCTGGTGATTCAGCGGCGACGTGAGACGACCGTCGATGGAGAAAGCGCGGGCGGTTGA
- a CDS encoding DUF2059 domain-containing protein, translating to MKKILFLLALVAAVGARAQTPAPAPAPDAAKLALAREVITAMQADKIIDRMTGQMKQMAAQMAGSSADLSPEKRARAEATQAKIMGLSMEMSKTLLSKMDTVYADVFTEAELKAMKAFYSSPEGSSAQLKQADVAKRMMPLLQDLQRGLMPKIQQIVADAQAEEAKADAAAATPATPAAKAPEPAK from the coding sequence ATGAAGAAAATCCTGTTCCTCCTCGCGCTTGTCGCCGCCGTCGGCGCGCGCGCGCAAACCCCCGCTCCGGCGCCCGCGCCCGACGCGGCCAAGCTCGCCCTCGCTCGCGAAGTCATCACCGCCATGCAGGCCGACAAGATCATCGACCGCATGACCGGCCAGATGAAGCAAATGGCCGCGCAGATGGCGGGCTCCTCCGCCGATCTCTCGCCCGAGAAACGCGCCCGCGCCGAGGCGACGCAGGCCAAAATCATGGGCCTCAGCATGGAGATGTCCAAGACGCTGCTCTCGAAAATGGACACGGTCTACGCGGACGTTTTCACCGAAGCCGAGCTGAAGGCGATGAAGGCCTTCTATTCCTCCCCCGAGGGCTCCAGCGCCCAGCTCAAGCAGGCCGATGTCGCCAAGCGGATGATGCCGCTCTTGCAGGACCTGCAACGCGGCCTCATGCCGAAGATCCAGCAGATCGTCGCCGACGCGCAGGCCGAGGAGGCGAAAGCCGATGCCGCCGCCGCGACTCCCGCCACGCCGGCCGCCAAGGCGCCCGAGCCGGCGAAGTAA
- a CDS encoding ATP-dependent RecD-like DNA helicase produces the protein MAAPSSNSLVGVLERIIFFNEENHYTIAELRPDTAERAEDRVTIVGTLPGVQCGETLQLTGEWVKHAQHGAQFKIAAHKSELPSSVYGIRKYLGSGLVPGIGKVYANKIVDAFGTDTFRVLSEESGKLRKVPGIGKVRAAAIKAAWDEQKTLREVHIYLQTYGVTTSQCVKIVNKFGAAAQQIIREEPYRIAREIDGIGFKTADKLAINLGFANDAAPRLDAGLIYALETLQEDGHTAYPRDELVTYTATLLETSAERVEARIDALIAQKAIVAHATPVAGVADPGRPGSPSPATSAARREATIQLPTNSRAEQKIADVVRRLGTQPTGLPPIKVDAAVTWAQEKAGFEFHGLQSAAIKNALTHKFTILTGGPGTGKTTILRALVDILKAKKVRVTLAAPTGRAAQRLAETTGGFASTIHRLLKFENGAFTVNESHPLATDFLIVDEASMLDVRLAAALLQAVPNRAHLLLVGDIDQLPSVGAGNVLKDLIAVAGLGEPSRPGSATPATSLPVTRLSFVYRQGKESAIVTTAHAINEGHAQPPPVLSEVDKAQAWSDLNFIAAHDAEDCLAKIVELTTRFIPAHFKWFNPITDVQVLAPMHKGTVGVGNLNTRLQAALNPHEKGLRAVSGEYRPGDKLIQLRNNYDKGLFNGDIGTVVSTDLTKGTLIADFDGEQHLFERGEMNEVALAYAISIHKSQGSEYPVVIVPLLKAHFMMLQRNLVYTAITRGKKKVFVVGEPAAYSMAVRNAESKQRCTHLREKILSLD, from the coding sequence GTGGCGGCCCCCTCCTCCAACTCCCTCGTCGGCGTCCTCGAGCGCATCATCTTCTTCAACGAGGAGAATCATTACACCATCGCCGAGCTGCGTCCCGACACCGCCGAACGCGCCGAGGATCGCGTCACCATCGTCGGCACGCTCCCGGGCGTCCAGTGCGGCGAGACGCTCCAGCTGACCGGCGAGTGGGTGAAGCACGCGCAGCACGGCGCGCAGTTCAAAATCGCCGCGCACAAAAGCGAGCTGCCCTCCTCCGTCTACGGCATTCGCAAATACCTCGGCAGCGGCCTCGTGCCCGGCATCGGCAAGGTCTACGCCAACAAAATCGTCGACGCGTTCGGCACCGACACGTTTCGCGTGCTCAGCGAGGAATCCGGCAAGCTCCGCAAGGTCCCCGGCATCGGCAAAGTCCGCGCCGCCGCGATCAAGGCCGCGTGGGACGAGCAGAAAACCCTCCGCGAAGTTCACATCTACCTTCAGACCTACGGCGTCACGACGTCGCAGTGCGTGAAGATCGTGAACAAGTTCGGCGCCGCCGCGCAGCAGATCATCCGCGAGGAGCCCTACCGCATTGCGCGCGAGATCGACGGCATCGGCTTCAAGACCGCCGACAAGCTCGCCATCAACCTCGGCTTCGCCAACGACGCCGCGCCTCGCCTCGATGCCGGCCTGATCTACGCGCTCGAGACGTTGCAGGAAGACGGCCACACCGCCTACCCGCGCGACGAGCTCGTCACCTACACCGCCACGCTGCTCGAGACCTCCGCCGAGCGCGTCGAGGCCCGCATCGACGCCCTCATCGCGCAGAAAGCCATCGTGGCCCACGCCACTCCTGTAGCCGGGGTCGCCGACCCCGGCCGACCGGGCTCACCGAGCCCGGCTACAAGCGCCGCGCGACGCGAAGCGACGATCCAGCTCCCCACCAATTCGCGCGCCGAACAAAAGATCGCCGACGTCGTGCGCCGCCTCGGCACGCAGCCGACCGGCCTCCCGCCGATCAAGGTCGATGCGGCCGTCACGTGGGCGCAGGAGAAGGCCGGCTTCGAGTTCCACGGCCTGCAATCCGCCGCCATCAAGAACGCGCTCACGCACAAGTTCACCATCCTCACCGGCGGCCCTGGCACGGGCAAAACCACGATCCTCCGCGCCCTCGTCGACATCCTGAAGGCCAAGAAAGTCCGCGTGACGCTCGCCGCGCCCACCGGCCGCGCCGCGCAGCGCCTCGCCGAGACGACCGGCGGCTTCGCCTCGACGATCCATCGCCTGCTGAAGTTCGAGAACGGCGCGTTCACCGTGAACGAGTCGCACCCGCTCGCGACCGATTTCCTCATCGTGGACGAGGCCTCGATGCTCGACGTCCGCCTCGCCGCCGCGCTGCTCCAAGCCGTGCCGAACCGCGCGCACCTGCTCCTCGTCGGCGACATCGACCAGCTCCCGAGCGTCGGCGCCGGCAACGTCCTCAAAGACCTCATCGCTGTAGCCGGGCTCGGTGAGCCCAGTCGACCGGGGTCCGCGACCCCGGCTACAAGTCTTCCCGTCACGCGCCTCTCCTTCGTCTACCGCCAGGGCAAGGAGAGCGCCATCGTCACCACCGCGCACGCGATCAACGAAGGCCACGCGCAACCGCCGCCCGTCCTGAGCGAAGTGGACAAGGCGCAGGCGTGGAGCGACCTGAACTTCATCGCCGCGCACGACGCCGAGGATTGCCTCGCGAAGATCGTCGAGCTCACCACGCGCTTCATTCCCGCGCATTTCAAGTGGTTCAACCCGATCACCGACGTGCAAGTGCTCGCACCGATGCACAAGGGCACCGTCGGCGTCGGCAACCTCAACACCCGCCTGCAAGCCGCGCTCAATCCGCACGAGAAAGGCCTGCGCGCCGTCAGCGGCGAGTATCGTCCGGGCGACAAGCTCATCCAGCTGCGCAACAACTACGACAAGGGCCTTTTCAACGGCGACATCGGCACCGTCGTCAGCACCGATCTCACCAAGGGCACGCTCATCGCGGACTTCGACGGCGAGCAACACCTCTTCGAGCGCGGCGAGATGAACGAGGTCGCGCTCGCCTACGCCATCAGCATCCACAAATCGCAGGGCAGCGAGTATCCGGTCGTCATCGTGCCGCTGCTGAAGGCGCACTTCATGATGCTCCAGCGCAACCTCGTCTATACGGCGATCACGCGCGGCAAGAAAAAGGTCTTCGTCGTCGGCGAACCCGCCGCCTACTCGATGGCCGTGCGCAACGCCGAGTCGAAGCAACGCTGCACCCATTTGCGGGAGAAGATTCTCTCTCTCGATTAA
- a CDS encoding mechanosensitive ion channel, with protein MGRPSSLIRSFRLLIACALPVVVIAPARAADAQETSATSGLVLAVVATLALAAWLTAVLWLRSLALERLKTLAVEKARHIGSARLRRFSLRRLGQLVVVGIRLATIALVLAGMLAWAIVLLDLLPATHATARHIENEVFAELERLIVGAATALPGLLVVALIYFATRIVQELLNHYFRSIADEEIASNLFDPVTAETSRRLADVGLWIAAVIIAFPYIPGSESPAFRGVTVLAGLMLSLGSSNLVAQFASGLALIYGRAIRPGEYVIVGEHEGTVEHIGLFACTLRTPRDELFVLSHTVVSQGVRNLSRHADQLRLTTTVTIGYDTPWRQVRDLLLAAAAATPGIRTEPAPEVRQTALQDFYVAHELRFTPENPAERLAVLGRLHAAIQDQFHAAGVQIMSPHYLGDPAQPKVPPGRPPS; from the coding sequence GTGGGCCGCCCCAGCTCGCTCATTCGTTCGTTTCGTCTCCTCATCGCGTGCGCGCTTCCTGTCGTCGTCATCGCCCCAGCCCGGGCCGCGGACGCGCAGGAAACATCCGCGACGAGCGGTCTTGTGCTGGCCGTCGTCGCCACACTCGCGCTCGCGGCCTGGTTGACCGCCGTGCTCTGGTTGCGTTCGCTCGCGCTCGAACGGCTGAAAACCCTGGCGGTCGAAAAGGCGCGCCACATCGGCTCTGCCCGACTGCGCCGCTTCAGCCTGCGCCGCCTCGGCCAGTTGGTCGTGGTGGGAATCCGACTGGCCACGATCGCGCTCGTGCTCGCGGGCATGCTCGCGTGGGCGATCGTCTTGCTCGACCTCCTGCCGGCCACTCACGCCACCGCCCGGCATATCGAGAATGAGGTCTTCGCCGAACTGGAGCGCCTGATCGTCGGCGCCGCCACGGCGCTGCCCGGGTTGTTGGTCGTCGCGCTGATCTATTTCGCCACGCGCATCGTGCAGGAGCTGCTCAATCACTATTTCCGCTCCATCGCCGACGAAGAGATCGCGAGCAACCTGTTCGATCCCGTCACCGCCGAGACCTCGCGGCGGCTGGCCGACGTCGGCCTGTGGATTGCGGCCGTCATCATCGCGTTTCCCTACATTCCCGGCAGCGAGTCGCCGGCGTTCCGCGGCGTCACGGTCCTCGCCGGTCTCATGCTTTCGCTCGGCTCGAGCAATCTCGTGGCGCAGTTCGCCAGCGGACTCGCGCTGATCTACGGACGCGCGATTCGCCCGGGCGAATACGTGATCGTCGGCGAGCACGAGGGCACGGTGGAGCACATCGGCTTGTTTGCCTGCACGCTGCGCACGCCGCGCGACGAGCTGTTCGTGCTCTCGCACACGGTGGTCTCCCAAGGCGTGCGCAACCTCTCGCGCCACGCCGATCAACTGCGCCTGACCACGACGGTGACCATCGGCTACGACACGCCCTGGCGGCAGGTGCGCGACTTGTTGCTCGCAGCCGCCGCGGCCACGCCGGGCATCCGCACCGAGCCCGCTCCCGAGGTGCGGCAGACGGCATTGCAGGATTTCTACGTCGCGCACGAGCTGCGGTTCACGCCGGAGAATCCCGCAGAACGTCTCGCAGTGCTCGGTCGCTTGCATGCGGCGATCCAGGATCAATTCCACGCCGCCGGCGTGCAAATCATGTCGCCGCACTATCTCGGCGATCCAGCGCAGCCCAAAGTTCCGCCCGGCCGCCCGCCGAGCTGA
- a CDS encoding cytochrome P460 family protein, whose protein sequence is MIPRHLFSVVLCLALATLAHAADPTPAHAPYPENFLNWKKIKATSLDPAAPATAELTDAHFVYANAAALEGLRTGTYPEGAVFVLDILKVERKGGTTTLGQRASTSTMVRDASAASTGGWRFEDYDIVTKAALEIDVVKDCYVCHTKVAKRQHVFTRLKP, encoded by the coding sequence ATGATTCCGCGCCACCTGTTCTCCGTCGTCCTCTGCCTCGCCCTCGCCACGCTTGCCCACGCCGCCGATCCCACGCCGGCCCATGCGCCGTATCCCGAGAATTTTCTCAATTGGAAGAAAATCAAAGCCACGTCGCTCGACCCCGCCGCCCCTGCCACCGCCGAGCTCACCGATGCGCACTTCGTCTACGCCAACGCCGCCGCGCTGGAGGGACTGCGCACCGGCACCTACCCCGAGGGCGCCGTGTTCGTGCTCGATATCCTTAAAGTCGAGCGGAAGGGCGGAACCACCACACTTGGTCAACGCGCCTCCACCAGCACCATGGTGCGCGACGCCTCCGCCGCCTCCACCGGCGGCTGGCGCTTCGAGGACTACGACATCGTCACCAAGGCCGCGCTCGAGATCGACGTCGTGAAGGACTGCTACGTTTGCCACACCAAAGTCGCGAAGCGTCAGCACGTCTTCACGCGCTTGAAACCCTGA
- a CDS encoding ChaN family lipoprotein, translating to MLLPRLAMLTTLAAASAFANPAEFWLDLVSGEESGNADVFADLAKADIVYVGESHTIDRHHAVQLGVLQELHARGRALTLCLEQLEARDQATIDRFNAGALTFEQLATELGWAKKWKNYADYRALCDFAQQNSIPVRALNAPPEVIRAVSRGGGLAKLPAEQRATLPSDIELNDAPYERLLNLQLAVHLAMDPAKLRPVFEAQVARDETMAANIAAARALTGPDGSPRTAVVVAGTGHVRFGLGTPDRVRRRLPGIVDRIVLSTESGQLKLTAADKAAMRDIEISHADLRALARPPGDYLRVLPLAAATGTP from the coding sequence ATGCTTTTGCCCCGCCTCGCCATGCTCACGACCCTCGCCGCCGCGTCCGCCTTCGCCAACCCCGCCGAGTTCTGGCTCGACCTCGTTTCCGGTGAGGAATCCGGCAACGCCGACGTCTTCGCCGACCTCGCGAAAGCCGACATCGTCTACGTCGGCGAATCGCACACGATCGACCGCCACCACGCCGTGCAGCTCGGCGTGCTGCAGGAACTCCACGCCCGCGGCCGCGCGCTTACACTCTGCCTGGAACAGCTCGAGGCGCGCGACCAGGCAACCATCGACCGCTTCAACGCCGGCGCACTCACTTTCGAGCAACTCGCCACGGAACTCGGTTGGGCGAAGAAGTGGAAGAACTACGCCGACTACCGCGCGCTCTGCGACTTCGCGCAGCAGAATAGCATTCCGGTCCGCGCGCTCAACGCCCCGCCGGAAGTCATCCGCGCCGTCAGCCGCGGCGGCGGCCTCGCCAAGCTCCCGGCCGAGCAGCGCGCCACGCTTCCGTCTGATATCGAGCTCAACGACGCTCCCTACGAGCGCCTGCTCAATCTCCAGCTCGCCGTGCACTTGGCCATGGACCCCGCAAAACTGCGCCCGGTGTTCGAAGCGCAGGTCGCCCGCGACGAGACCATGGCCGCCAACATCGCCGCCGCCCGCGCGCTCACCGGCCCCGACGGTTCACCGCGCACCGCCGTGGTCGTCGCGGGCACCGGCCACGTCCGCTTCGGCCTCGGCACGCCGGACCGCGTCCGCCGTCGGCTGCCCGGCATCGTCGACCGCATTGTGCTCTCGACCGAAAGCGGCCAGTTGAAACTCACCGCGGCCGACAAGGCCGCGATGCGCGACATCGAGATTTCCCACGCCGACCTGCGCGCTCTCGCCCGCCCGCCGGGCGACTACCTCCGCGTTCTGCCGCTGGCCGCGGCGACCGGCACGCCCTAG
- a CDS encoding response regulator transcription factor: MVASRSDFVPSSLLLGASCLLTSRPYFAPRPRAAVIDAALTPAEQRVRELLLTGLSNKEIANELGRAEATIKNQVASILRKHGVPSRARLLARCR, translated from the coding sequence ATGGTTGCCTCCCGATCCGATTTCGTCCCGTCCAGCCTGCTCCTCGGGGCGAGCTGCCTGCTCACATCGCGCCCGTATTTCGCGCCGCGGCCTCGTGCTGCGGTCATCGATGCGGCCCTCACTCCCGCCGAGCAGCGGGTGCGCGAGCTGTTGCTCACCGGTCTTTCGAACAAGGAGATCGCCAACGAACTCGGCCGCGCGGAGGCCACGATCAAGAACCAGGTTGCCTCGATCCTGCGGAAGCACGGCGTGCCTTCGCGCGCGCGCTTGCTGGCGCGGTGTCGTTGA
- a CDS encoding TlpA family protein disulfide reductase, which yields MKKYSLAIACAVALLSGVARGETPAAADAAYTKLKNVEATQFEWTSLPQQTEEQRAAREAARLQTNGAIAVAAADFIANFPADVRRWEAMQKIVFSEPRFEGPTAAADQLAWNALRKDCERQILETPGVPAEQVEEFAMMQVVHARVAVYKEAQRTGKFAPAIWREALDRFARRAQTSAMVVMLEHQYATFLIEQFPAQTDAALARWRQAIDEAARREPGTPELVSYESQYVEVLVQQRPEQADVYLNQLAASSSPALAEMARGKLNAIAASRKPVDLKFVAVDGQEFDLAKLRGKVVIVDFWATWCGPCLQELPNTKAAYAAFKPFGVEMVGISFDQAPKEGAPRNPADRTREQFIEATKKLGMTWPQFYDGKGRKNEIGQRFGVDSIPRVWVINQEGFMVTQHATGRKIWELLAKLTGHLVEIPKELAAEKGE from the coding sequence ATGAAAAAATACAGCTTAGCGATCGCGTGCGCCGTCGCGCTCCTGTCCGGCGTGGCGCGTGGTGAGACCCCGGCGGCGGCCGACGCTGCCTACACGAAACTCAAAAACGTTGAAGCCACTCAGTTCGAGTGGACGAGCCTGCCGCAGCAGACGGAGGAACAGCGGGCGGCGCGAGAGGCTGCGCGTCTGCAGACCAACGGGGCCATCGCGGTGGCGGCGGCCGATTTCATCGCGAATTTCCCGGCCGATGTCCGTCGCTGGGAAGCGATGCAGAAAATCGTGTTCAGCGAACCTCGATTCGAGGGACCGACCGCCGCGGCGGACCAGCTGGCGTGGAACGCCCTGCGCAAAGACTGTGAGCGGCAAATTCTGGAAACGCCCGGAGTGCCGGCCGAACAGGTGGAAGAGTTCGCGATGATGCAGGTCGTGCACGCGCGCGTCGCCGTTTACAAGGAGGCGCAGCGGACGGGAAAATTTGCTCCGGCGATTTGGCGTGAGGCCTTGGATCGCTTCGCGCGCCGGGCGCAGACTTCGGCGATGGTGGTGATGCTGGAGCACCAGTATGCGACCTTCTTGATCGAGCAATTTCCCGCGCAGACTGACGCGGCGCTCGCTCGCTGGCGGCAGGCGATCGACGAGGCCGCCCGTCGCGAGCCGGGGACTCCCGAACTCGTTTCCTACGAGAGCCAGTATGTCGAGGTTCTGGTGCAGCAGCGTCCGGAGCAGGCTGATGTTTATCTAAACCAGCTCGCGGCGTCCTCCAGTCCGGCTCTGGCGGAGATGGCGCGCGGCAAGTTGAACGCGATCGCAGCGAGCCGAAAGCCGGTGGACCTCAAGTTCGTGGCGGTCGATGGCCAGGAGTTCGATCTCGCGAAATTGCGCGGCAAGGTGGTCATCGTCGATTTCTGGGCGACGTGGTGCGGCCCTTGTTTGCAGGAGTTGCCGAACACGAAGGCGGCCTACGCGGCTTTCAAGCCGTTCGGCGTGGAAATGGTGGGGATCTCGTTTGACCAGGCGCCGAAAGAAGGTGCTCCGCGCAACCCGGCGGATCGCACGCGGGAGCAGTTCATCGAGGCGACGAAGAAGTTGGGCATGACGTGGCCTCAGTTTTACGACGGCAAGGGCCGCAAAAACGAGATCGGGCAGCGCTTCGGCGTGGATTCGATTCCGCGCGTTTGGGTCATCAATCAAGAGGGATTCATGGTCACCCAGCACGCGACCGGCCGGAAGATCTGGGAACTGCTCGCGAAATTGACCGGCCATCTGGTGGAGATTCCCAAGGAGTTGGCCGCAGAGAAGGGCGAGTAG
- a CDS encoding redoxin domain-containing protein, whose translation MKLPSLRSLVLSALLLAVVSSVSAEEAAFKIGQPAPEFKAGRWVKHGPITRLESGQIYIIEFWATWCSPCRAAMPHLTKLAHEYKGKLTVIGVDLFERLPGPEADRAVDKVIAQMGKDADYPICRDTADDDLLKNWFNPTKAAGIPTSIVVDAAGKIAWISSGMPFELDRVVKELLAGEFDYAKSAADFAGDPGNQETMLKVMEKYGEAMQAKDWRKAMDVWAEYPTFAAKMPAMRFRSLVKFDAKQAFAEAQAAVEKSQRDPSDLLQRTTVQAYLSVLLETDELPKEMYAYALENLKADAKGNVFFALAQGAWRLGEAAQAAEYQAKFRDYLHDLPNKVGQQLLDQVDADLAKYQEAVRRKSAN comes from the coding sequence ATGAAACTCCCCTCTCTGCGCTCGCTCGTGTTGAGCGCGCTGCTTCTCGCCGTCGTCTCCTCTGTTTCCGCTGAGGAAGCGGCGTTCAAAATCGGCCAGCCCGCGCCTGAGTTCAAAGCCGGGCGCTGGGTGAAACACGGTCCGATCACCCGCCTCGAATCGGGTCAGATCTACATCATCGAATTCTGGGCGACCTGGTGCTCGCCCTGCCGCGCCGCGATGCCGCACCTCACCAAGCTCGCGCACGAATACAAGGGCAAGCTGACCGTGATCGGAGTCGATCTCTTCGAACGGCTGCCCGGCCCGGAGGCGGACCGCGCCGTCGACAAGGTGATCGCGCAAATGGGCAAGGACGCCGATTACCCGATCTGCCGCGACACCGCCGATGACGACCTGCTCAAAAACTGGTTTAACCCGACCAAAGCGGCGGGAATTCCGACGTCGATCGTGGTCGATGCTGCGGGGAAGATTGCGTGGATCAGCAGTGGGATGCCGTTCGAGCTCGACCGCGTCGTGAAGGAATTGCTGGCGGGGGAATTCGACTACGCCAAATCCGCGGCCGACTTCGCCGGCGATCCCGGCAACCAGGAAACCATGCTGAAGGTGATGGAGAAGTATGGTGAGGCGATGCAGGCGAAGGACTGGCGCAAGGCCATGGACGTCTGGGCCGAATACCCGACCTTCGCGGCCAAGATGCCCGCGATGCGTTTCCGCTCCTTGGTGAAATTCGATGCGAAGCAGGCTTTCGCCGAGGCGCAGGCCGCGGTGGAGAAATCGCAGCGTGATCCGTCCGATCTTTTGCAGCGCACCACCGTGCAGGCTTACCTCAGCGTGCTGCTGGAAACCGATGAGCTGCCGAAGGAGATGTATGCTTACGCGCTGGAAAACCTGAAAGCCGACGCCAAAGGCAACGTCTTCTTTGCGTTGGCCCAAGGCGCCTGGCGCCTCGGCGAGGCCGCTCAAGCGGCGGAATATCAGGCGAAATTCCGCGATTACCTCCACGACCTGCCGAACAAAGTCGGACAACAGCTGCTGGATCAGGTGGACGCGGACCTCGCCAAATACCAAGAGGCGGTCCGCCGCAAATCAGCGAACTAA